The Erwinia pyri DNA segment GCCGAACGCAACGCCGGACACTGGTACTCCGACCCGCCTGAATACCGATGTCCGGGTACAAGATTATCGTGATGTGCTGGAAGCCATTACCAATGCTGAGACTACGCAGGATTTACCCGCCATTATCCCCGTTGATAACTCGACGCCACAGGGAATTGGTTATTACTTAGAGGCACATCTGGGTACGGTTCGCTCTGCCTTGCGCGATGCCCTGAAGCATGTTCGCGTGCAGAACAGCACCGATGTTGAAGCCCTGCTTAGTACTGTCCTGACTGAGTTGGTTAATCAACGCATCCGTAGCCGCAGTAACGAGCTGGGAGAGCTTGCAAGAGGGAAAGCGAATACCGAGGGGGAAATACTGGCTAAGACTCTGAAAAGCCGCCTGCGTGGCTGTATGGAACGTACAGCGCTGTTACGTGAGTTTTCCCCGGATGAAGTAAAGATACTAACCGAGCATGTCAAAGCCGGCCGCAATAAGTTTGCTGAGAATCTTGCCAGTCGGAATGTGGCATTCCTTGCTGAAGATCCCGACTGGCAGAGTGCCGCCGATGCGCTGGCGGCGTCTGCTGGCGCTAAGTCTGTAACCGTCGATATTGAGCCTGTGCAGGATGCAGGGAATAGCGTCTTAGTCCGGCCACAGCATGGCGGCTGGGTATTATGTGTATGGGCAGAGTCTGGTTGGTATCCGATTCAGGCAAGCGCCGGGATTGCCGGGCAGGCACGCGCTGACCGCGCCAGCTTCAATGCACTACGTAGTGCGGCGGGTAAATCTGCAATCAGTACCAGCGGGGGGCTATTCCGAGATGAGTTACGCTAAGCCGCTGAGTTCCGGGAAGCACCCAACTAACCGGGAACTACAGCTTATGCGGCTGGGATACCCGGAGTACAGCCACCGCCTACAGGTTATTCGTGAACATTCCCCAGAACGGTACGCAGCCATCATGGGGAAGGCCAAAACCTACATCGACACGGGGTGGAATTGCCGTAATTGCAGCGGTAACGAGCGTTATACCCGCAACACCGCGTGCTGTGATTGCGCCCGCTCCCGTGCCCGGTATGCCTTCACCCTTCTTGAATGCCATCCCCATCTAACCGTGTACACCCCACCGAACCCTGAAGCCTCTGAGCGGTACCAGCAGCGCATCCAGCGGGCAGAGTACCGCAAGTACTACCTGCGCAAGCTGTCCGAGCTGGGCGAGATTCAGTGCGGCGGCTGGACACTCAACCGGGGCGTGCTGATACAGGGTGCAGAGCGTATCCCGTTCCTGAATCCAACGCCTGAGCAGCGTCACCGGATACAGAATGATCCAGCGTCACAGGCTATCTGTGAGCACGTCCAATCTAAAATCGGAGAGTTACCGGGCTGACCGGGAAGCCTCCACAACGCGAGGTTCAGCATGAGTACTAACCGCAGTATCACCGCATCTAACCGTGTACCCCATCCCGCCTGTAGCCCCGTCTCCGTGCAGCAAGCCGCAGTATTCCAGCGTAGCCTCCGCATTGACGAGGCGTCACCCTCCGGGCTTGTGTGGAAGCAGGACAGCAAAGGCATTGCTAAGACGTTCCGTCCGGCTGGCGCTGTAGCTGGTAGCCAGAACAACCGGGGAGTATGGCGTGTTGGCATTAGTGGAAAGGCGTGGGCTTGTTCCGTGGTAATCCGCGCTATACGTGCTTTACAGGATGCACAACAGAGCGCTAAGGGGGCTTGATGAACGGCTATCACCTTGTATTCAAAGAGTCAAACCTACCTACCGAAGTCCCGCCAGTACAAAGCTATGCCTGCCTGAGCAATGAATCACCCAGCGGTATGCAGTGGCGCAGTGGCGATACGGTTCTACCTCTCACATTCGGCTCTTGTGATGACGTTCTGAGGACGTGGCCGCCTGACGTTGCAGAGCAGTACAAACACCAGCACCTGTTCCCAATGAGTTATCAATGTTATATCCAGACCGGATGGAGTATCGAGAAGATTGGCTCTGCGTGGGAAGTCGAACGGGCAATGGAATGGTTCCCGGCTGCTGTTGTGCGGGAGCATTTAGAGCTTCAGAGAGAGATAGAACTACTGGCTGGAGTGGTAGCCAGAGGCCGCGCCTGACACCGGAGAGCGCCACTGGCAAGGGTGCCCCTGTGCATTCTAACCGACCCCTGTGCATCGTAAGTCTTTGGTCTGCGCTAGAAAGCACAAAGCCGATTAGGGATTTACGCCCCTAACCGGCTCTGCTAATCTGGCTCTGATAGTGCGTTGCAGCTCTACCAAAGTCAGCCTCGACACCTGTACTTTAGCAACGCGGGGCTAGCTTGTCACTACCTCGATACAACCATTCAACGACATTAACACTTCACTATCCAATCTCAGTACTCGATCTTTGCCCGGATTAAACAGGCTAAATAGTGGTGCAACGTACCTGTGAACGATACACAGGCTCTACCAGCGATTCAGACACGCTTCCTTTGGGATACACGTCTACCTGATACCGAGAGACTGAGAGGGATCACCAGCAGCACGAGGGAACGGCTGGAACCTAATACAGAACTGCCCTGATGCAGTCGCTACGCTCCGCTTGTGGTTAGTACCACTACGGGGCATTAGGCTCTGCTTGCTCTTTTTCAGCTATACCCCTTAGACGCCCTGTAACGCATTCTAAGCAGCTTTGAGCTTATCTGGTACATTCGTATCCCTTATAGCATTTAATGCGCTGTGAGTGGCTCCTGTGCGCCCTGTTACTCCCAGAACCGTTGCCACCATGTGCGGAGTGTGACCTGTTGCGTTATCGGGCTAGGCTCCGGCTGTTCCTGTACCGGCTCCTGCTCCGGTTTGTGCTCTAACCTGCGCACCTCCTGTAGCTCCGCCTTTAGCCCCGCCACTTCTTCCCGCAACGCCCGCATTTCGGCTACAAGTTCAGCCATTACCTGTGTTGCATCACCCTGTCCATGAGTGTCCCGTGACACTGTAGCTTCCTGTCTTATCTCACCGTAAACCCTGATTAGCTCTGATGTCTCAATGCTACGCCTACCGTCCGACTCAGTGCGGTACGACAAGCGGCCTGCGTTCATATCACGATACAGTGTAGAACGGGCTTTCTGTGCCAGCTTCTGTGCCTGTCCGATGTTGTGCCAAGCCATACTATCCCCAATGTCTCAGAGTGTCCGATGTGAGGTTAACCCAAAAACCTTGCGACCTAAAAATATTATGCACAGGTAAGGGTGTCCCTCCACTTCAACAGCCGCTCTCGCCCCCGTGCGCCCTCCGGGCTGGGGCGCTGAGCTGGCAGGGGGCTGGCCGCCCTTTAAAGCTGGCGTACTGAGTTGCGCCGGGCTACTCAGAATTCAAGTAGCGTTACCTGTTCATCTCTTGTTCCGTGCCTGCCTGTTCTATCCCTGTGCTGCGCGTGCTCTCTGCCTGTCTCTAATGGGTATGCCCTTATTACACAGCATGCGGGAGTATCATAAGACTATCTCAAATAGTTTATTGACACCACTCACAGTGCCGTGTATCTTATACCTCAACAACGGAACTTAACGGATACTTGAGGTAAATATGAGAGATGTGCTGATTTACTGCCGGGCTAGCACCGCAGAGCAACACGCGGATAGAGCGCTGGAATCATTGAGGGAGTTCAGCAAAGAACGTGGCTGGCGCGTACAGCGTGAGTTCATTGAGAATGCCAGCGGTGCGGTACTGGAACGCCCTGAGTTGGACGCGTTACTGAACGTAGCCAGAACCGGGGATGTGCTGCTAGTGGAGAGCATAGACCGCCTGAGTCGCTTAACCGGGGATGAATGGGAGAGGCTCAAAGCGGCGATACAGGGCAAGGGTTTGAGTATCGTAGCCGCTGACTTACCTACATCATGGCAGTTACTCAATAGCCCAACCTCAGACCTCACCAGCGGCATTCTAAGAGCTGTTAACAGCATGATGATAGATATCCTCGCCACTATGGCACGT contains these protein-coding regions:
- a CDS encoding recombinase family protein, which gives rise to MRDVLIYCRASTAEQHADRALESLREFSKERGWRVQREFIENASGAVLERPELDALLNVARTGDVLLVESIDRLSRLTGDEWERLKAAIQGKGLSIVAADLPTSWQLLNSPTSDLTSGILRAVNSMMIDILATMARIDYETRRARQAQGIERAKAEGKFKGKQRDTDLREKVQGYLQKGTYSADEIAKIVGCGRATVFRIKKELSAGLNTP